The genomic DNA ACTGCCGTAGGGATCCTGATTGGCCCACAGGTACAGGCCGCCGTAGAGGATGGGCACGCAGACGAGCGCGATCAGGGCAATGATCGACATGCGTGTGGAGAACAGTCGCCGAAACTCGGCCGTGATCATCTGGGGAATCTTCATGCGCCAACTTCTTTCTCGGCGACAGCTTCGAGCGCCTCGGCGGCTGCCTGCCCGGCGATCACGAGGACGGCGAGCCCGCGTTCGGCGAATTCTTCTGCGATTTCCCACCAGGCCCCCGGGCGACCTCCGTGCCTGTCGGGGGAGACCAGGACGAACCCTTCGACGCCGGCGCGTAGCACGGCGAGCTCGCAGAGGATTCGCACGCGCTCGGTGGGTGAAATGTTGCCGAAGGGCACGAAGGCGATGTCGCCCATGTCGTGCGCGCGCAGCCAGCGCACTGCGGATATCGTCGAGGACCTGCGCCCGGCGAACATGAGTTCTTCGGACACCACACCCGCGGTGAGAACATCTGGGTGCGGATCGCACACGTCTGGCGCGTCGATCAGAGCAACCCGGCGGCGGAGGTCTCGAGTCTTCTCGGAACCATCGATCGTCACGTATCCGGCGCTTGGGCGCATCCGCCCCGACGCGATGAGTCCAAGGACTGTCGGTCGTTGTTCGGTCTCTGCGCAGGCGAGCACGGCGTGCCCGGTTGAATAGGTGACTGACGTCTCGGGAAGCGCCCGCATCCGACGGCCCTTCGCGACCGACTCGAGTTCGATGAGCATCAGTTCGTCTCCATGAGGTCGGAGTGCTCGTGCACGAGTTCGGCCGCCTCTCGCCATGAGAGCCCGGCGACCGAAAGTACTGTGCGGACCGCGAGAGAAAGCTGTGGCTCGGGCGCCGTATCGATCCGTGTCACCATCATGCGCGCAGTTTCTTCGAGCAGCCGAGCGAGAGTGGGGGCGGTGACGTCGGTACGCAGGTGTCCGGCTGCCTGCCCGGTTGCCACTACCTGCAGTAGCTCGCTCCGCAGCGGAGCGAGGGCTTCTGCGGTGTCGTTGATGTGCGCATCATCGAGAGCGACCGCCGCGGACACTTGCACGTGCGATGCCTCTTTCCACAACCGCGAAGTGAGGCGGGCGAGCGTGATGCGGCTATCGGTTGCTTGCGACTGCGCCGAGATTTCGGTGGCGATTGCGTTGAAGCGCACGGCGCCAGCAGAAATTACTTCGCGCACTAGGGCTTCACGGTCGTCGAAGTGCCCGTAGAGCGCACGCCGCGAGAGCCCAGCGTTTCGAGCGATCTCGTCAATTGACGCGTGCGGGTTTCGCGCGATTGTTTCGGTCGCGGCCGAGAGGATTCCGGTTCGGTTATCGCGCGCATCGCGCCGAGCGCGCCGAGGTGCCTGTTGTGTGCTCACCAGCACATGTTACGCAAGTTGCACAGTGGTGTGCAACTTAAGATTGCGATGTTACTTAGTCGGTGCCGGAATCAAACGCTGCAGCCTCGGATGCCTCATCCACGGCATCTGCGAGTTCTTCGCGTTCTGCGCTGCGGTTCGTCGCGTGCTCGGTGATTTCTTCGGCTCCGCCGCGCTCGAGCTCACCGACGAGTTCTCCGGTCGCGCCACCGATGAGGCCGAGTGAAGCGTACTGCTCCAGGCGCGAGCGGGAATCCGCGATGTCGAGGTTTCGCATCGTGAGCTGACCAATTCGGTCGGTCGGGCCAAACGCTGCATCGCCGACGCGCTCCATCGACAGTTTCTCAGCCGCGTACGAGAGTCCGGCGCCGGAGGTCTCGAGGATCGTGTAATCCTCACCGCGACGCAGTCGCAGCGTGACAGAACCGGTAATCGTCGAACCGACCCACTTCTGAATCGATTCGCGGAGCATCAGCGACTGCGGCTCGAGCCAGCGACCCTCGTACATGAGACGACCGAGGCGTCGCCCCTGTTCGTGGTACGTCGCAAGCGTGTCCTCGTTGAGAATTGCACTCACGAGACGCTCGTAGGTGACGAACAAGAGCGCCATACCTGGAGCTTCGTAGATTCCGCGCGACTTCGCTTCGATGATGCGGTTCTCGATCTGGTCGCTCATGCCGAGACCGTGACGACCACCGATGGTGTTCGCCGCCTTCACGAGTTCAACCGGGTCGCCGCCGAATGTGTCGCCGTTGATGGCGACAGGGCGCCCCGCTTCAAGGGTGATCGTGACGTCTTCGGTTTCGATCTCCACTTCGGGATCCCAAAAGCGCACTCCCATGATGGGCTCGACGATTTCAAGTGACACATCGAGCTGCTCGAGTGTCTTCGCTTCGTGGGTCGCGCCCCAGATGTTCGCGTCGGTCGAGTACGCCTTCTCTGCGGAATCACGGTAGGGGAAGTCACGTGCGGTGAGCCACTCGCTCATTTCGGTGCGTCCGCCGAGCTCGGTGACGAAGTCAGCGTCGAGCCACGGCTTGTACACGCGGAGACGGGGGTTTGCCAGCAGACCGTAGCGGTAGAAGCGCTCGATGTCATTGCCCTTGTAGGTCGACCCATCGCCCCAGATGTCGACGCCGTCTTCTTTCATGGCACGTACGAGGAGCGTGCCGGTGACGGCGCGACCGAGGGGGGTTGTGTTGAAGTACGTGCGTCCACCGGAGCGGATGTGGAATGCACCGCATGAGAGCGCGACGAAGCCCTCTTCTACGAGGGCCCGGCGGCAGTCGATGAGGCGAGATGCCTCGGCACCGTACTCGAGTGCTCGTCCGGGGATCGACTCGATGTCGTCTTCGTCGTACTGACCGAGGTCACCTGTGTAGGTGAACGGCACGGCGCCTTTCTCGCGCATCCATGCGACCGCGACAGAGGTATCGAGACCTCCAGAGAATGCAATTCCGACGCGCTCGCCGATGGGCAGGGATTCAAGTACCTTCGACATGCTTTCAATCCTACTGACCGCTCGGCGCTCGCATATTCGGTGGGCTACCGGGCCAAGCGGGGAGCTGCGGCTACCAGTTCGCGGGCGTAGCCACTTTCGGGGGCGGTCAGGATCTTGCTGGTCGGCCCCGCTTCAATGATCTGCCCGGATTTCAGCACGATCGTGTGATCGCATACGGATGCCACGGCGCCCAAGTCGTGGGACACCATCACCAGAGCGAGCCCCTGTTCGCGGCGGAGCGTCGCTAAGAGATCGAGTACTTGAACTCGCGTTGTGACATCGAGCGCACTCACCGGCTCATCGGCAAGGAGCACTCGCGGTCGCGAAACGATTGCGCGCGCGATCGCTATTCGCTGTCGCTGACCACCGGAGAATTCATGCGGATAGCGGTTGAGCACGT from Microbacterium endophyticum includes the following:
- a CDS encoding TetR/AcrR family transcriptional regulator is translated as MSTQQAPRRARRDARDNRTGILSAATETIARNPHASIDEIARNAGLSRRALYGHFDDREALVREVISAGAVRFNAIATEISAQSQATDSRITLARLTSRLWKEASHVQVSAAVALDDAHINDTAEALAPLRSELLQVVATGQAAGHLRTDVTAPTLARLLEETARMMVTRIDTAPEPQLSLAVRTVLSVAGLSWREAAELVHEHSDLMETN
- the argG gene encoding argininosuccinate synthase gives rise to the protein MSKVLESLPIGERVGIAFSGGLDTSVAVAWMREKGAVPFTYTGDLGQYDEDDIESIPGRALEYGAEASRLIDCRRALVEEGFVALSCGAFHIRSGGRTYFNTTPLGRAVTGTLLVRAMKEDGVDIWGDGSTYKGNDIERFYRYGLLANPRLRVYKPWLDADFVTELGGRTEMSEWLTARDFPYRDSAEKAYSTDANIWGATHEAKTLEQLDVSLEIVEPIMGVRFWDPEVEIETEDVTITLEAGRPVAINGDTFGGDPVELVKAANTIGGRHGLGMSDQIENRIIEAKSRGIYEAPGMALLFVTYERLVSAILNEDTLATYHEQGRRLGRLMYEGRWLEPQSLMLRESIQKWVGSTITGSVTLRLRRGEDYTILETSGAGLSYAAEKLSMERVGDAAFGPTDRIGQLTMRNLDIADSRSRLEQYASLGLIGGATGELVGELERGGAEEITEHATNRSAEREELADAVDEASEAAAFDSGTD